One Gloeocapsopsis sp. IPPAS B-1203 DNA window includes the following coding sequences:
- a CDS encoding type I polyketide synthase, translating into MNNSTTQYNGSEIAIIGMTGRFPGAKNVDEFWHNLQNGVESISFFSDAELLAAGVEPEFIRDPNFVKAQAILNDVELFDAHFFGFNPKEAEITDPQQRLFLECAWEALENAGYNSETYQGAVGVYAGVSFSSYLLNVYLNQDIFNSVDHLQMAIASDKDYLSTRVSYKLNLTGPSYTVQTACSTSLVAVHLACQSLLNGECDMALAGGVSISGSRKSGYIYKPAGIMSPDGHCRAFDAQAQGTVSGEGVGIVVLKRLEDALADGDTIHALIKGSAINNDGARKVSYTAPRIDGQAQVIKTAQAVAEVAPDTITYIEAHGTGTSLGDPIEIAALSQAFGTSSDKKGFCAIGSVKTNIGHLDAAAGVAGLIKTVLALKHKQIPPSLHFEQPNPEIDFVNSPFYVNTTLAEWFSDIPRRAGVSSFGIGGTNAHLILEEAPAVEVSHPSRSWHLLVLSAKSETALESATANLATYLVQNPHLNIADVAYTLQVGRRDFDYRRMCLCQNLADAISALNSASHYQKPCHRSVVFMFSPQGAQYAAMGRELYQTEPIFKQEIDRCCTSLMPHLGIDLRDILYTSTASEQLTQTAITQPALFITEYALAKLWMSWGIHPEAMIGHSIGEYVAAAIADVFSLEDALAVVALRGRLMQELPGGAMLSVQLPASEVKPLLGSTLSLAGINAPCLCVVAGTVEAIASLELELQAKGVGCRRLQTSHAFHSSMMEAIVEVFATQLQKFHLNPPQIPFISNVSGTWITPTQATDPNYWAAHLRQPVLFSPGISELLQQPERILLEVGPGRTLCTFALQHQQDGIVALSSLRHPQEQHSDVAFLLNTLGHLWQAGIKINWSGFYADQQRRHIPLPTYSFERQRFWIEPTRQLSAGMTDIWQSVIISGHQQANTSLAEIDTQTYLKKKQCLEQLCVAYINLTFQRLGAFSNPTRYSVTQLQERCRIIPRYAQLLHRWLDVLVERAQLQQTQDVFTNFVPCSTADFNELLAEVNTKWAVPQVPTSIQFCSDLADVLTGDKEPLSLYLSATENQNPTIEKPTNTCLKSILCSCLAAVVKALPADKRLRILEIGAGHGIATTELLPILPPKTNYTFTDVGGWFLQKAQQKFSAYPFVDYRLLNIEQPPTTQGFAPHSFDVIVAVNVLHVTQHLSETLDHVRSLLAPGGLLLLWEITEPQLEFDITDALLMNPLADAQRSRGNPFLSTQQWREMLSAHGFAKVEAFDETAVFAEQVLVAEASPNGSASAAFTVPLDETEDKADINNWFYLPTWKRTPPLPPFTSYVSHNSPETWLVFVDDCGLGDKLVQNLTQAGQEVIAVKAGCEFSDVNQNTQQKYILNPQQRSDYDRLFQELRRLGKIPSKVIHLWSVTPDQQDESIAELGFYSLLFLAQAIGEQNFNNEIEIGIVSNHIQDVTGSEVLCPEKALILGFCRVMPLEYPNITCRSIDIDLLAADWQEKQLIDHLLTELVAQTPDPAIAYRGHHRWLQTFEPMPIDPVEAPRLRQGGVYLITGGLGGIGLALAEYLAQTVKAKLVLVGRSHFPHREEWVSTHTQDPFSEKIRKLQAIEALGAEVMIHSADVADYQQMAVVVQQAKQKFGAIHGIIHAAAVPGGGMIQLKTPADIAQAFAPKVQGTQVLNALFQDTHLDFFVLCSSLSSFTGTPGMVDYTAENAFLDAFAHCNTNQNRPTISINWDRWDIGMAIAVEARHKQLTGQNLSPAMSTAEGIAAFRRILATSQTPQILVYTQNIQNLTQPKTSKQSWDAQLALRNSQPTHPRPQLLNPYVTPTNEIEQNLVQIWQQLLGINQIGIHDNFFELGGDSLFATQLIAQICKNFQIELPYRSFFNAPTIAQLSAEILQQLTQLTDEQELAKALAEIEQLSNDEAQAMLALQE; encoded by the coding sequence ATGAATAATTCAACTACTCAATATAATGGCTCCGAAATTGCAATTATCGGCATGACGGGTCGCTTTCCAGGTGCTAAAAATGTTGATGAATTTTGGCACAATCTCCAAAATGGTGTCGAGTCAATTTCTTTTTTTAGCGACGCCGAATTACTCGCCGCAGGAGTAGAACCGGAATTCATTCGCGACCCCAATTTTGTCAAAGCACAAGCTATATTAAATGACGTTGAATTATTTGATGCTCATTTCTTTGGTTTTAACCCTAAAGAAGCAGAAATTACAGATCCACAACAGCGATTGTTTTTAGAATGTGCGTGGGAAGCGCTCGAAAATGCAGGCTACAACTCCGAGACATATCAAGGTGCAGTTGGGGTATATGCGGGTGTCAGCTTCAGCAGTTATTTGCTCAATGTTTATTTAAACCAAGATATCTTTAACTCAGTCGATCATCTGCAAATGGCGATCGCTAGCGACAAAGACTATCTCAGCACGCGTGTTTCTTACAAACTCAACCTCACTGGACCAAGTTATACCGTACAAACTGCTTGCTCGACTTCACTTGTGGCGGTGCATTTGGCGTGCCAAAGTTTACTGAATGGCGAATGCGATATGGCTTTGGCGGGAGGTGTATCTATCAGTGGTTCGCGAAAAAGTGGCTACATCTATAAACCCGCAGGGATCATGTCGCCCGATGGACACTGTCGCGCCTTTGATGCGCAAGCCCAGGGAACTGTCAGCGGGGAAGGTGTTGGTATTGTCGTTTTAAAGCGCTTAGAAGACGCCCTAGCTGATGGCGATACTATTCATGCTTTGATTAAAGGTTCTGCGATTAACAACGATGGAGCGCGTAAAGTCAGCTACACAGCGCCTCGAATTGACGGACAAGCTCAAGTCATTAAAACCGCGCAGGCTGTTGCCGAAGTCGCGCCCGATACCATTACCTATATAGAAGCTCATGGTACAGGGACATCGTTAGGCGATCCGATTGAAATTGCTGCGCTCAGCCAAGCCTTTGGTACGAGTAGCGACAAGAAAGGATTCTGTGCAATTGGTTCAGTTAAAACCAATATTGGACACTTAGATGCAGCCGCTGGGGTAGCGGGTTTAATCAAAACGGTGCTAGCGCTGAAACACAAACAAATACCTCCCAGCTTGCATTTTGAACAACCTAATCCGGAAATTGACTTTGTTAATAGTCCTTTTTACGTCAACACAACACTTGCTGAGTGGTTTAGCGATATTCCCCGTCGTGCTGGTGTAAGTTCGTTTGGTATTGGCGGGACAAATGCGCATCTCATTCTTGAAGAAGCCCCCGCTGTGGAAGTATCACACCCTTCACGTTCTTGGCATTTACTCGTTCTTTCTGCCAAAAGTGAGACAGCTTTAGAATCTGCGACAGCTAATTTAGCTACTTATCTCGTACAAAATCCCCATTTAAATATTGCCGATGTTGCTTACACGCTGCAAGTGGGACGACGCGATTTTGATTATCGGCGAATGTGTCTTTGCCAAAACCTTGCAGATGCCATCTCTGCACTAAATTCAGCATCACATTACCAAAAACCGTGTCATCGTTCCGTTGTATTTATGTTTTCTCCTCAAGGCGCACAGTATGCCGCAATGGGGCGAGAACTCTATCAAACTGAGCCGATATTCAAACAAGAAATTGATAGGTGTTGCACATCTCTCATGCCGCATCTAGGCATTGATTTACGCGATATCCTCTATACAAGTACCGCCTCAGAGCAACTAACGCAAACTGCAATTACTCAACCAGCATTATTCATCACCGAGTATGCTTTAGCAAAATTGTGGATGTCGTGGGGGATACATCCCGAAGCGATGATTGGTCATAGTATCGGGGAATACGTTGCTGCTGCGATCGCAGACGTTTTTAGCCTCGAAGATGCTCTAGCAGTGGTAGCACTGCGCGGACGCTTGATGCAAGAACTTCCTGGTGGGGCAATGCTCTCGGTACAACTACCAGCATCAGAAGTTAAACCATTATTAGGAAGCACATTATCGCTAGCGGGAATAAATGCACCTTGTTTATGCGTTGTTGCAGGTACAGTTGAGGCGATCGCAAGCTTAGAGCTTGAGTTGCAAGCCAAAGGTGTTGGTTGTCGGCGACTGCAAACATCCCATGCGTTTCATTCCTCAATGATGGAAGCGATCGTCGAAGTATTTGCAACTCAGTTACAAAAATTTCACTTAAATCCTCCCCAAATTCCCTTTATTTCTAACGTCAGCGGCACTTGGATCACACCTACACAAGCAACTGATCCCAACTACTGGGCTGCTCATTTGCGGCAACCTGTCTTATTCTCCCCAGGAATTAGTGAGTTACTGCAACAACCTGAAAGAATATTACTAGAGGTTGGGCCAGGGCGGACATTGTGTACTTTTGCCTTACAGCATCAACAGGATGGAATTGTTGCCCTATCTTCATTACGCCACCCTCAGGAGCAACATTCGGATGTCGCATTTTTATTAAATACTTTGGGGCATCTCTGGCAAGCAGGTATAAAAATTAACTGGTCAGGTTTTTATGCCGATCAGCAACGCCGTCATATTCCTTTGCCGACGTATTCTTTTGAACGCCAGCGTTTCTGGATTGAACCAACGCGGCAATTATCTGCAGGAATGACTGATATTTGGCAGTCTGTTATTATATCTGGTCATCAACAAGCGAATACAAGTCTTGCCGAAATTGATACGCAAACCTATCTTAAAAAGAAACAGTGTTTAGAACAGCTTTGTGTTGCCTACATTAACCTTACTTTCCAGCGGTTAGGAGCTTTTAGCAATCCGACACGCTACTCCGTAACCCAATTGCAGGAACGCTGTAGAATTATTCCTCGCTACGCGCAATTGTTGCATCGCTGGTTGGACGTATTAGTAGAACGCGCTCAACTCCAGCAAACGCAAGATGTATTTACTAACTTTGTCCCTTGTTCTACCGCAGATTTCAATGAACTTTTAGCTGAAGTCAACACTAAATGGGCAGTACCGCAAGTCCCAACCTCTATTCAGTTTTGTAGTGATTTAGCAGATGTGTTAACAGGGGATAAAGAACCTTTAAGTTTATACTTGAGCGCAACTGAAAACCAAAATCCAACTATTGAAAAGCCTACCAACACTTGCTTAAAATCTATTCTGTGTAGCTGTTTAGCAGCAGTTGTCAAGGCATTACCCGCAGACAAGCGTTTGAGAATCTTAGAAATTGGTGCGGGACATGGTATTGCAACAACAGAATTGCTCCCCATCTTGCCACCGAAAACAAACTATACCTTTACCGATGTGGGTGGGTGGTTCCTCCAAAAAGCGCAGCAAAAATTTAGTGCTTATCCCTTCGTTGACTATCGGTTATTAAATATCGAACAACCACCGACAACCCAAGGCTTTGCACCCCACAGCTTTGATGTCATTGTGGCGGTTAATGTGCTGCATGTGACTCAACACTTAAGCGAAACCTTAGATCATGTGCGTTCTTTGCTAGCCCCTGGAGGATTACTACTACTTTGGGAAATCACCGAACCTCAATTAGAGTTTGATATTACCGATGCGTTGTTAATGAATCCATTAGCAGACGCACAACGCAGTCGAGGAAATCCCTTTTTATCAACGCAACAGTGGCGAGAAATGCTATCTGCACATGGTTTTGCCAAAGTCGAGGCGTTTGATGAAACCGCAGTGTTTGCCGAACAGGTGTTAGTAGCTGAAGCATCACCGAATGGTTCCGCGAGTGCAGCGTTTACAGTGCCATTAGATGAGACAGAGGATAAAGCGGATATCAATAATTGGTTTTATCTCCCGACTTGGAAGCGTACTCCACCATTACCACCATTTACATCTTACGTGTCGCACAATTCACCTGAAACATGGTTAGTGTTTGTTGATGATTGTGGTTTAGGCGATAAACTCGTTCAAAATTTAACACAAGCTGGTCAAGAGGTCATTGCTGTCAAGGCTGGTTGCGAATTTAGTGATGTTAACCAAAACACTCAGCAGAAATACATCCTCAACCCTCAACAACGTTCAGATTACGATCGCCTTTTTCAAGAATTACGCAGATTGGGTAAAATTCCCAGCAAGGTTATACATTTATGGAGCGTTACGCCCGATCAACAGGATGAGTCAATAGCGGAATTAGGTTTTTACAGCTTATTGTTTTTAGCTCAAGCAATTGGCGAGCAAAACTTTAACAATGAAATTGAAATTGGCATTGTCTCAAATCATATCCAAGACGTAACAGGCTCGGAGGTGCTGTGTCCCGAAAAAGCCTTGATTCTAGGATTTTGTCGCGTCATGCCACTAGAATACCCTAATATTACGTGTCGCAGCATTGATATAGATTTACTCGCAGCCGATTGGCAAGAAAAACAACTGATCGACCATTTACTCACAGAATTAGTTGCCCAAACACCAGATCCCGCGATCGCTTATCGCGGACACCATCGCTGGTTGCAAACCTTTGAACCAATGCCCATAGATCCTGTAGAAGCACCTCGCTTACGACAAGGAGGAGTCTATTTAATTACAGGTGGTTTGGGTGGTATTGGTTTAGCGTTGGCTGAGTATCTCGCCCAAACTGTAAAAGCAAAATTAGTTTTGGTTGGGCGATCGCATTTTCCCCATCGCGAAGAGTGGGTATCAACTCACACTCAAGATCCTTTTAGTGAAAAAATCCGCAAACTGCAAGCAATCGAAGCGCTGGGTGCAGAGGTGATGATTCACAGTGCCGATGTTGCAGATTATCAACAAATGGCTGTCGTCGTGCAGCAAGCAAAACAAAAGTTTGGTGCAATTCATGGAATCATTCATGCTGCCGCAGTTCCTGGAGGAGGTATGATTCAACTCAAGACACCTGCGGATATTGCGCAAGCCTTTGCCCCAAAAGTACAAGGAACGCAAGTACTTAATGCTTTGTTCCAAGATACTCACCTCGACTTCTTCGTACTTTGTTCATCACTCAGTTCATTTACTGGCACTCCAGGAATGGTAGACTATACTGCTGAAAATGCCTTCCTCGATGCCTTTGCCCACTGCAACACAAACCAAAATCGCCCCACAATCTCAATTAACTGGGATAGATGGGATATCGGTATGGCGATCGCCGTAGAAGCACGACACAAACAGCTTACAGGTCAAAACTTAAGCCCAGCAATGAGTACAGCTGAAGGAATTGCAGCCTTTCGCCGGATTCTTGCCACAAGTCAAACTCCTCAAATTCTCGTTTACACCCAAAACATCCAAAACTTAACTCAGCCCAAAACCTCCAAACAGTCTTGGGATGCACAATTAGCATTACGTAATTCTCAACCGACTCACCCGCGTCCGCAACTATTAAATCCCTATGTTACCCCCACTAACGAAATTGAGCAGAACCTTGTTCAGATTTGGCAACAACTTTTAGGTATCAATCAAATTGGCATTCACGACAACTTCTTTGAATTAGGCGGAGATTCATTATTTGCTACCCAACTAATAGCCCAAATTTGTAAAAACTTCCAAATCGAATTGCCTTACAGAAGTTTCTTCAACGCCCCAACAATCGCACAATTATCTGCAGAAATTTTACAACAATTAACTCAACTCACCGACGAACAAGAACTCGCAAAAGCTTTAGCTGAAATTGAACAACTTTCAAACGACGAAGCCCAAGCAATGCTTGCTTTGCAAGAATAA
- a CDS encoding condensation domain-containing protein: protein MNDISARVAALSPEKRKLLLQSLNNKKASVSPQIIKTHRETNRFPLSFAQQRLWFLDQLQPGNPAFNIFLPIRLTGQLNLKALKRSFNEVINRHEALRTIFTLINGEPFQVIIPNLELNIPVIDLQQSPAREAEVLQLTHQAAQLPFNLAKAPLLRVTLLRLATTEHVLLLAIHHIIADGWSIGVLTRELNILYKSFCQNQPSPLPDLPIQYVDFAVWQRQWLQGEHLAAQIRYWQHQLANISVLQLPTDYPRPTVQTFRGARQAFVLPKPTLEKLKVINAHKGITLFMTLLAAFQSLLYWYTGQEDIAIGTDIANRNQSETKDLIGFFANQLVLRTNLSGNPTFEELLQRVREITVDAYANQDLSFDKLVDIINPERRLNRSPLFQVKIILENTQSSNLDLTGLTVSPAKLENPTTQLDLLLELTEKQEGLVGVLEYDTDLFNDTTARQVLNNFEAILHHIIEQPNIYLQDLIKKITQSNKQNELIQNQKTKAEYQQKLKLIKRKIIQTHNMEVAE from the coding sequence ATGAATGATATTTCAGCCCGAGTTGCTGCACTTTCTCCAGAAAAACGCAAGCTACTCTTACAGAGTTTAAATAATAAAAAAGCTAGTGTTTCACCTCAAATCATCAAAACGCATCGAGAAACAAATCGCTTTCCCCTTTCTTTTGCTCAACAAAGATTATGGTTTCTCGATCAATTACAACCAGGAAACCCAGCATTTAATATCTTCTTACCAATACGCTTAACAGGACAATTAAATCTAAAAGCATTAAAACGTAGCTTTAACGAAGTCATCAACCGTCATGAAGCACTACGAACTATATTTACTCTTATCAATGGAGAACCATTTCAAGTCATTATTCCCAATCTAGAATTAAACATACCTGTTATTGATTTACAACAATCTCCAGCAAGAGAAGCAGAAGTATTGCAACTAACGCATCAAGCAGCACAGTTGCCGTTTAACTTAGCCAAAGCACCTTTACTACGAGTCACTTTACTACGACTAGCAACGACAGAACACGTTTTGCTATTAGCAATTCATCATATTATCGCTGACGGTTGGTCAATTGGCGTACTCACCCGCGAACTGAATATTCTTTACAAAAGCTTTTGTCAAAATCAACCTTCTCCACTTCCTGACTTACCAATTCAATACGTTGATTTTGCAGTTTGGCAACGACAGTGGTTGCAAGGAGAACATTTAGCAGCACAAATTAGATATTGGCAACATCAGCTAGCAAATATATCTGTACTTCAACTACCTACAGACTATCCGCGCCCGACAGTACAAACTTTTCGTGGTGCTAGACAAGCTTTTGTATTACCTAAACCTACATTAGAAAAGCTAAAGGTAATTAATGCCCACAAAGGTATTACCTTGTTTATGACTCTGCTGGCAGCATTTCAATCTTTACTGTACTGGTACACAGGGCAAGAAGATATTGCGATCGGTACAGATATTGCTAATCGTAACCAATCAGAAACAAAAGATCTCATTGGTTTTTTTGCTAACCAATTAGTGCTGCGGACAAATTTATCAGGGAACCCTACCTTTGAAGAGTTATTACAACGAGTACGCGAAATAACTGTAGATGCTTATGCAAATCAGGATTTATCATTTGATAAGTTAGTTGATATTATCAATCCCGAACGCCGATTAAATCGTTCGCCACTTTTTCAAGTAAAAATTATTTTAGAAAATACTCAATCATCTAATTTAGATCTCACTGGCTTAACTGTAAGTCCAGCTAAACTTGAAAATCCAACAACTCAATTAGATTTGTTATTAGAGTTAACCGAAAAACAAGAGGGTTTAGTTGGTGTTTTAGAGTACGATACAGATTTATTTAATGATACAACTGCAAGGCAAGTTTTAAATAATTTTGAAGCTATTTTACATCATATTATAGAACAACCCAATATCTACTTACAAGATTTAATCAAAAAAATTACACAAAGCAATAAACAAAATGAACTAATTCAGAACCAAAAAACAAAAGCGGAATATCAGCAAAAACTAAAACTAATCAAGCGTAAAATCATTCAGACGCATAATATGGAGGTTGCAGAATGA
- a CDS encoding TauD/TfdA family dioxygenase produces MKSGLQINNARKRQGVSQEKLVAIAEPNKNYPLIIQPVIKNLDLADWAIGNQEFMTTNLLKYGVILFRGFNVSTAPEFERFSRVVCTELFNANGEHPRENIENNVYTPVFYPGDRKLLWHNENSFNHHYPMKILFCCRQPAQQGGETPIVDSRKVFDLIDSNIKEIFINKNVMYVRNYGNGFGLNWQTVFQTSDKAKVEAYCRQNFINFEWKAHGGLRTRAVRPAVIKHPKTSEISWFNQAQHWHPACLDTDTRESFFASFAEEDLPRNCYYADGSRIEDSVMREICAVYQQLEVSFPWQIGDVLLLDNVLTAHARNPFVGERKLLVAMGEMTSF; encoded by the coding sequence ATGAAATCAGGGTTGCAAATCAATAACGCTAGAAAGCGTCAAGGCGTGTCTCAAGAAAAGTTAGTTGCAATTGCTGAACCAAATAAAAACTATCCATTGATCATTCAGCCAGTTATTAAAAATCTAGATCTAGCAGATTGGGCAATTGGCAACCAAGAATTTATGACAACTAATTTGCTTAAATATGGCGTCATTCTTTTTCGGGGATTTAACGTTAGTACCGCGCCAGAGTTTGAAAGATTTAGTCGAGTTGTTTGTACCGAATTATTTAATGCGAATGGAGAACATCCCCGCGAAAATATCGAAAATAATGTTTATACTCCAGTTTTTTATCCTGGCGATCGCAAGTTGCTGTGGCATAACGAAAATTCTTTCAATCATCACTATCCGATGAAGATTTTATTTTGTTGTCGGCAACCAGCACAACAAGGAGGAGAAACACCAATTGTTGATAGTCGCAAGGTTTTTGACTTAATTGACTCAAATATCAAGGAAATATTCATTAACAAAAATGTCATGTATGTTCGTAATTATGGCAATGGATTTGGTTTAAATTGGCAAACTGTTTTTCAAACATCAGATAAAGCAAAAGTTGAAGCTTATTGTCGGCAAAATTTCATCAATTTTGAATGGAAAGCTCATGGAGGATTACGAACTCGTGCAGTACGCCCCGCAGTTATTAAGCATCCAAAAACAAGCGAAATATCTTGGTTTAATCAAGCGCAACATTGGCATCCGGCTTGTTTAGATACAGATACACGAGAATCTTTCTTTGCTTCCTTTGCAGAAGAGGATTTACCACGCAACTGCTACTACGCTGATGGTAGTCGAATAGAAGATTCAGTGATGAGAGAAATTTGTGCAGTTTATCAACAATTAGAAGTGAGTTTTCCTTGGCAAATAGGAGACGTTTTACTGCTTGATAATGTTTTAACAGCACACGCCCGCAATCCCTTTGTTGGAGAACGAAAATTACTCGTTGCAATGGGTGAAATGACTAGTTTTTAG